The Bacteroidota bacterium genome includes a region encoding these proteins:
- a CDS encoding DUF4411 family protein: protein MLDSEQKYCLDTNFFIEAWNKYYSPDFCSEYWEIIDELAKQGIVFITREVKKEIDKGDDNLRNWLKDKSYIVKPIDESVQLNLKKLYAKDKSHQYLANNIKNRSIADPWVIAHAMAENAIVVTKEYLSTSSNPQKVKIPDVCENMNVKWINDFDFIKEVNIKFNCKIN, encoded by the coding sequence ATGCTTGATAGTGAACAAAAATATTGTCTTGATACTAATTTTTTCATTGAAGCGTGGAATAAATACTATTCACCAGATTTTTGTTCTGAATATTGGGAGATTATTGATGAATTAGCAAAACAAGGAATTGTCTTTATAACGCGTGAGGTCAAGAAAGAGATTGACAAAGGGGATGATAATTTAAGGAATTGGTTGAAAGACAAAAGTTATATTGTAAAACCGATTGATGAAAGTGTTCAATTAAACTTAAAAAAACTTTATGCAAAAGATAAATCACATCAATATTTAGCAAATAATATAAAAAATAGGTCAATTGCTGACCCTTGGGTTATTGCTCATGCAATGGCTGAAAATGCGATTGTTGTTACAAAGGAATATTTATCAACAAGTAGCAATCCTCAAAAGGTTAAAATACCTGATGTATGTGAAAATATGAATGTGAAGTGGATTAATGATTTTGACTTTATTAAGGAAGTTAATATTAAATTTAATTGCAAAATAAACTAA